The Bacteroidia bacterium genome segment TCAATGGGATAAGAAATCTAAGCCATCAACAGGCTGATGCTACTGATAATGGTATTTTTGGTCGATACAGCCTGGGTTTTGACTATGATATAGATAAAACCCAGTTTATATCAGGAAATGTGCGATATGGAATACGGAGGTTTTCAAGAGATCAACTTCAAAGTACAGAAGTATTTGTCAATGAGGTATTGCAAAATTCAAGCTTAAGGGACATTAGCAGTACCCGATATTCTGGTTCTGTAGATGTCAACCTGGATTATCTCAAGGTTTTTAAACCCCAACAAGAATGGAGCATTTCGACCTTATATAGTCGAGATGATATGAATAATAACTTCGTTTCTGACAACCTGAGTGATAACAACGAGGTTTTGAATAGTCTAAAAAACCGGGACAATAGCTTAAACCAGGAAGTTACCGTCCAAACAGATTTTATTACCCCAATAGGAGATAAACAAATCTTTGAGGTAGGAGCAAAGGGAATTTTCCGCATGGTAAATAGTGATTATTCCTACCTGGTTGCTACAGCTTCTGAAGACTTTAGCCTGGACATAAGCCGTCCTGCTGGTACCCTTGACTATGGACAAAATGTCACAGCTGCCTATACTTCCTATACCCTTTCAGTAGCAGGTGATTATACTTTCAAAGGAGGTGTGCGATGGGAAAGAACCTATATAGATGCTACACAGGACGAGTCAGAAATCGAAATCCCTGATTACAGCAATATTGTTCCAAGCTTGAATATTTCTAAAAAATTGGGACCAAAGACTACCCTGAAATTAGGCTATAACCGCCGGATTCAAAGGCCATGGTTACGTCAACTAAACCCCAATGTAGATGTACAAAACAGTCAAGATATACAGGTGGGAAATCCTAAGCTCACACCTGAATTGACCGATAACATTGAGTTGGGCGTAAGTACCAATTTGAAGAAAACCTATTTGAATGTGTCAGTTTTTGGTAGGCTAACTGAAAACGCCATTAACCGGGTGCGGTATCCGCTCGATTCCATCAGCGGTGCTATCTTGACTACTTATGAGAACATTGGAAAAGAAAAGGCTTTGGGAACTAATGTTTTTGCAAATGTCTACCTGACACCTACCTGGACCATTAATGGAGGATTTGACATATATTATGCAACAATTGAAGGACAGGTGCAGAGCATAAATGGTACAAGCGAAACAGCCAAAAATTCTGGCTACAACTTTGGGGGTAGACTCATGTCCCAGGTCTCGTTCAATAGTGGATGGAGTATTCAGGCTTTTAGTTTTATGCGTGGAAGGCGAGTAGAGTTGCAAGGTAGCCGCGGAGGTTTTGGGATGTATGGCCTGGGAATGAATAAAGACTTTAACAACAAAAAAGGCAGTTTGGGGATAGCCGCGGAGAACTTCGCAGGCAAAGGTTGGAATGTAAGATCAGAATTGAATTCCCCTATCTTTAGCCAGAGCAATAGTATGCTTTTGTTTAACAGAAATATAAAAGTCAATTTCACTTATAAGTTTGGAACCCTAGAAATGAAAGATGCACGGCGAAAGACAAGATCTGTTCGAAATGATGACCTTATGCAGGGAGGCAACGATTCTATGGGTGGGGGAAATTCTGGAGCCAGTGTAGGACGGCAAGGCCAGGGAAGAAGGGCTGGAAAAGTTGTTAAAAAGGCTGCGAAAGATAAAAAGAAAGCGCTTAAAAAAAGAGTCAAAAAACAAGAGAAAGAGCATAGATAAGGGAAACATATAAAAACTAAAGCGGCTATCGTGGCGGAATTTTTTTGACCAGTAGGAGAAAAAATATCCGCCAACTTTTGTCAACTTAGCAGGAATGACAGGGTAGTTTTTTACATATAGATCTTGATTTTTTGCCCAGGTCTTTAACATAAAACTATCTAATTTTGCTTAACAAATTTCTCAAAATGAAAAATTTAATTGTCTTATCTCTGGTTTTGCTACTAGGTGGGACAGGCATATATAAGGCCCTGGAATCACCTGCAAAAACAGACGAGCTATCTAGTCTAGAGAAGATAAAGGGCGTTTGCTGGGAGGCGACACGTGACACTACCCAAGCAGATCACATTCAAAGCCTCTCAAAGCATCATGTGAACTGGATATCGCAGACTCCTTTCGGCTGGCAAGCTGGACATGACAGCCCCGAAATTGCCTTTCATAGCAATCGAGGCATGTGGGGCGAGCGGGATGCAGGTCTGGCACATACAGCCAAGCTGGCTAGAGAAAAAGGCATCAAAACCTTACTCAAGCCCCATATCTGGCTGACCCGAGCTAATGGGAAGTGGCGCTCGGATATAGAAATGAATAGTCCTCAGGAATGGCAGCAATGGTTTGATCAGTATGAGGCCTTTATCTTACATCATGCAAGGCTCGCAGAAACCCATGGTTTTGAAGGGCTTTGCATAGGCACAGAACTTTATATTGCATCTTCACAGCATGAGAATGAATGGAGGCAGATTATAGCCAACATCCGAAAAGTGTATTCCGGAAAGCTCACCTATGCAGCCAATTTTTACAAGGAATATGAAGAAATTAAGTTTTGGGATGCCCTGGACTTTATTGGTTTGCAGGCCTACTTTCCTCTTACAAATAAGGAAAATCCTTCTTTAAAAGAACTGAAAAAGGGCTGGACGCCTCATTATCGCAGCCTCAAACAATTGCATACCAAGTGGCAAAAACCCATAGTATTTACAGAAATTGGATACCGGAGTAGCAAAGATGCTGCAATAAAGCCCTGGGAGTGGGAAAAACGTGGCGAAGTAGCTGAAACAGAAATTTCTACGGAGACACAAGCAAAATGCTACCAAGCTATGTTTGAAAGTTTCTGGAAGGAAGAGTGGCTGGCTGGTGTCTTTCTGTGGAAATGGACGCCTGAAAACTATGCAACTCAAACAGGACGAGAGAGAAGATCTTCCCCCCTTAGTTTTACACCCAAGGCAGAGGGTCTGAAAGTCATTGAAAGTTGGTATGGTAGATGAATTTGAAAATTGTCATGCATAAATATTTACTTGCCATATTTCTGTTTAGCCTTTTCGGTTCAGTTGCCGAATTATTTCTGCTGGAACATACAGAAGGATTCTGGCAGCAAGTCCCCATCATACTTATGCCCGTAAGCCTTGTTGTGCTTGTTTGGTATTACCTTGATGACCGTAAGCTAAGTCGAAGATCATTCCAATTAGTCATGGGGCTATTTATTATTTCTGGCTTTGCAGGAATAGGCTTGCATTACAATGGAAATCTTGAATTTGAACTCGAAATGTATCCTTCTATGGAAGGTTGGGAACTCATCTGGAAAACCCTGAAAGGAGCAACACCCGTTCTCGCACCGGGGATGATGACTGCCCTGGGTTTATTAGGATTGCTGTACACCTTAAAAGATCATGATATAGAAATTAACCCTAATCCAAATTAAATATGAAGAAATTTGTTCAAACAAAAATAGCCGGTATTCTGGCATGCATTTTAATATTTTCTATGCATACGCATGCACAAGTTGGAAAAAATAATGGCGTATTAAACCCCAATCGTGCAAGTGAAAAAGAACTGCTCGCCTTGCCACATATGAATCAAGAAATTGTGGATGGAATCATAGATAAAAGACCTTTTTTGAGTATTTCAGCACTCAATAGCTACCTAAGTCCCTACTTTTCTGAAGCCCAACGAAAAGAGTTTTATGTAACATGTTTTGTTCCGATAAATTTGAATACGGCCACCAGAGAAGAGATTCTCCTGGTACCCGGTATGGGCAACAGAATGGCCCACGAATTTGAAGAATACAGACCCTATGTGAAACTGGCTCAGTTCCGCCGTGAGATCGGCAAATATGTAGATGATGATGAAGTTGCCCGCTTCGAGCAATTTATTTTTGTTCCCATTGACCTCAATACGGCCAGCAAGGAAGATATTTTGAGTATTCCAGGCGTAGGTGAGCGTATGTTACATGAATTTGAAGAATATCGCCCCTATAAAAACATGGATCACTGGAGACGCGAGATTGGCAAATATGTAGATGATGACGAATTAAATAGGTTAGAGCGATACGTTAAATTGGATTAACTAAATCCTAATGTTTTATTTATAAAATTTCTAAACATGACAAAATTGAAAAATGTAGCCTTACTTATAGTATTTGCATTAAGTAGCCTACAACTATTGCCAGCCCAAACTAAATGGACAGTGGACAAAAGTCACACAGATATCCGCTTTACTGCGGTACATTATCTAATCAGCGAAGTCGATGGGGAGTTCAAAGAATTTGAAGGATCTGTAACTACGAATTCAGAGGATTTTACCGGTGCCGAGGTTGAATTTGTTGCAAATGTCGCTTCAATAAATACCGATAATGAAAGGAGAGATAATCACCTCAAATCCGATGATTTTTTTAATGCGGAAAAATATCCGGAACTAAAATTCAAAGGAAAAATTCAAAAGGAAGGGGATAAATACCACCTGGTTGGAGATTTTACTATGCGAGATGTCACCAAGCCTATCAAGTTTGATGTAAAGTATAACGGATCCGTTGATCTTGGAGAAAGAGGTAAAAAGGCCGGATTTAAAATTACAGGAGTCGTTGATAGGTTCGAATACGGAATACAGTTTAACAGAGCCTTAGAAACTGGCGGTCTTGTAGTAAGTCAGGAGATTCAGATTACTTGTAATGTAGAGATGAATCTGTCGAAAGGATAGAATCTCCAGAGAGTAACTGGCGTACTGAAAGGTCACTAAGATTTCTCAGTACGCCACTTTTGCACATAATTGGGATTGATTCGTAAAGAGCAGAATCGATAAATATTTAGAGAATTTAAGCATGAAGAAAATAATATGTACTACCTGGATCGCCATGATATTGTGTATGATCCATCCTCTATTCACCTATGCTACCAATGATCTAATCATTACCGAAAATGGAGGAACCTATACTGCTGTAATTGAAGGTTTTGACTGGGGACCAGCGGTCAATAAAGTCATCCTTTCTCTGGATGAGCCAGTAAATTCTGTGGATTGGAAGGATTTTACAGTTTTTGCAG includes the following:
- a CDS encoding YceI family protein, whose amino-acid sequence is MTKLKNVALLIVFALSSLQLLPAQTKWTVDKSHTDIRFTAVHYLISEVDGEFKEFEGSVTTNSEDFTGAEVEFVANVASINTDNERRDNHLKSDDFFNAEKYPELKFKGKIQKEGDKYHLVGDFTMRDVTKPIKFDVKYNGSVDLGERGKKAGFKITGVVDRFEYGIQFNRALETGGLVVSQEIQITCNVEMNLSKG
- a CDS encoding TonB-dependent receptor is translated as MKNVFLIITNLFLCLSTYAQLPGTASATPTGNSIKGKGKIMGAVLEAEEGITLEFATLTLFHQQSEKLIDGTITDNKGKFSLAGLADGTYKLEISHLSYEKKIISELLIEKGNTLDLGDITLNGAALTLDEVTISGQTSLIEEKVDRLVYNAEKDILAKGGDATDVMRKVPLLQVDLEGNLSLRGSSNIRVLINNKPSTIMAASVADALKMIPADMIKKVEVITSPSAKYDAEGSAGIINIITKKNNLEGYYLNLNTGIGLRGSNLGLNGSYRKGKFGLSLGGHGRAFYNKAETEMTQMTTFNGIRNLSHQQADATDNGIFGRYSLGFDYDIDKTQFISGNVRYGIRRFSRDQLQSTEVFVNEVLQNSSLRDISSTRYSGSVDVNLDYLKVFKPQQEWSISTLYSRDDMNNNFVSDNLSDNNEVLNSLKNRDNSLNQEVTVQTDFITPIGDKQIFEVGAKGIFRMVNSDYSYLVATASEDFSLDISRPAGTLDYGQNVTAAYTSYTLSVAGDYTFKGGVRWERTYIDATQDESEIEIPDYSNIVPSLNISKKLGPKTTLKLGYNRRIQRPWLRQLNPNVDVQNSQDIQVGNPKLTPELTDNIELGVSTNLKKTYLNVSVFGRLTENAINRVRYPLDSISGAILTTYENIGKEKALGTNVFANVYLTPTWTINGGFDIYYATIEGQVQSINGTSETAKNSGYNFGGRLMSQVSFNSGWSIQAFSFMRGRRVELQGSRGGFGMYGLGMNKDFNNKKGSLGIAAENFAGKGWNVRSELNSPIFSQSNSMLLFNRNIKVNFTYKFGTLEMKDARRKTRSVRNDDLMQGGNDSMGGGNSGASVGRQGQGRRAGKVVKKAAKDKKKALKKRVKKQEKEHR